In Saccharomyces cerevisiae S288C chromosome VIII, complete sequence, a genomic segment contains:
- the LIN1 gene encoding U5 snRNP complex subunit LIN1 (Non-essential component of U5 snRNP; nuclear protein; physically interacts with Irr1p of cohesin complex; may link together proteins involved in chromosome segregation, mRNA splicing and DNA replication), protein MKYTQYPNSSKLKRNSDRREHDEKLSDELHNQSTIYEDEELSRAEYDSDSDSSVEDSTDNENSGKEMDEKSYEKNEDHVEDHRKRKKSKIQLLDIAEFKKENLADLDYQIGNSESKVEKGVNIEPFNIDDEIKHGVFDKDGNYIKTENATENDQQDNEEWMNDVINTEEVNRLEKEQSVKTQNSRHYMVHEALNLLKFFLVDENETVLESLGRLNKLRKIAISKKNKSLKYVIHGIELLSDLINILEKKGFSEVYEYNRLKVQDAIEEEIFDDSSRIVNHKTKLWGFKWLNKLDEYHGLYTNYEMSYWQKSYFKNSVIVKFHSEPDRDENWIHVSCLSFM, encoded by the coding sequence ATGAAATATACGCAATACCCGAACAGCTCaaaactgaaaagaaatagtgATCGACGTGAACACGACGAAAAGCTTAGCGATGAGTTACATAATCAAAGTACGATatatgaagatgaagagcTAAGCAGGGCAGAATATGATTCTGATTCTGATTCTAGCGTTGAAGATTCTacagataatgaaaatagtGGGAAAGAAATGGATGAAAAATcctatgaaaaaaatgaagatcACGTCGAAGACCATAGAAAGCGAAAGAAATCGAAAATTCAGCTTTTGGATATTGCAGagttcaagaaagaaaacttagCCGACTTAGATTATCAGATCGGTAATTCAGAGAGCAAGGTAGAAAAAGGTGTGAATATAGAGCCATTTAATATAGATGACGAAATAAAACATGGGGTATTCGATAAAGATGGGAATTATATTAAGACAGAAAACGCCACAGAAAATGATCAACAAGATAATGAGGAATGGATGAATGATGTCATAAATACAGAGGAGGTAAATCGCttagaaaaggaacaaaGTGTCAAAACGCAGAATTCGAGACATTATATGGTCCACGAAGCAttaaatcttttgaaattttttcttgttgatGAGAATGAAACAGTACTGGAATCCTTGGGCAGGTTAAACAAGCTGCGAAAAATTgccatttcaaaaaagaacaaatcaTTGAAATATGTTATTCACGGAATCGAGCTATTATCTGATTTGATCAATATactagaaaaaaagggaTTCAGTGAAGTATATGAATATAACCGCTTAAAAGTTCAGGATGCTATAGAAGAGGAAATTTTCGATGACTCCTCCAGAATAGTTAACCATAAAACAAAGTTATGGGGCTTCAAGTGGTTGAACAAATTAGATGAATATCACGGCCTGTACACGAACTATGAAATGTCTTATTGGCAAAAATCCTACTTCAAAAACAGTGTTATAGTAAAATTTCACAGCGAACCAGATCGAGATGAAAACTGGATACATGTATCGTGTTTAAGTTTCATGTAA
- the REC104 gene encoding Rec104p (Protein involved in early stages of meiotic recombination; required for meiotic crossing over; forms a complex with Rec102p and Spo11p necessary during the initiation of recombination), which yields MSIEEEDTNKITCTQDFLHQYFVTERVSIQFGLNNKTVKRINKDEFDKAVNCIMSWTNYPKPGLKRTASTYLLSNSFKKSATVSLPFILGDPVCMPKRVESNNNDTCLLYSDTLYDDPLIQRNDQAGDEIEDEFSFTLLRSEVNEIRPISSSSTAQILQSDYSALMYERQASNGSIFQFSSP from the coding sequence ATGTCCATCGAGGAGGAAGATACAAATAAGATCACATGTACGCAAGACTTTCTTCACCAATACTTTGTAACTGAAAGGGTTAGCATTCAATTTGGGTTAAATAACAAGACCGTAAAAAGGATAAATAaagatgaatttgataaggCAGTAAATTGTATCATGTCATGGACAAACTATCCTAAGCCTGGGTTAAAACGAACAGCTTCAACGTACCTCTTAAGCAATTCCTTTAAGAAATCTGCAACAGTATCTCTTCCGTTTATCTTAGGCGACCCAGTATGCATGCCGAAGAGGGTGGAaagcaataataatgataccTGTCTTCTGTATAGTGACACATTATATGACGATCCTTTAATACAGAGGAATGATCAAGCAGGAGATGAAATAGAGGATGAATTTAGCTTTACATTGCTACGAAGTGAAGTAAATGAAATCAGACCCATATCTTCGTCCAGCACCGCCCAAATACTGCAATCGGACTATTCTGCGCTGATGTATGAGAGACAGGCTTCAAATGGGAGCATATTTCAGTTTAGTAGTCCCTGA